In a single window of the Chondrocystis sp. NIES-4102 genome:
- a CDS encoding ferredoxin-dependent bilin reductase — MTLYQPFIDHAIAILKTELDLQPYPIPTGFERQEGLMGKGKKQEPVLTTSYGYQSSKLRQIRAAHVQGGDALQVLNLVIFPQINYDLPFFGADLVTLPGGHLIALDMQPLFSQDQAYQAKYSDPIMPMFHSYQQDLPWGGDFPTEAQQYFSPAFLWTRPSETEVVQTTVFAAFKDYLAAYIEFVKQAEEIRDPQQLSAILQAQKSYADYRSKKDPARGMLTRLYGSEWTEEYIHGFLFDLDRKLALAGKL; from the coding sequence ATGACTTTATATCAACCTTTTATAGATCACGCGATCGCTATTCTGAAAACAGAATTAGATTTACAGCCTTATCCTATTCCTACGGGTTTTGAACGTCAGGAAGGATTAATGGGTAAGGGAAAAAAACAAGAGCCTGTATTGACTACCAGCTACGGATATCAATCGTCAAAGTTAAGACAAATTAGAGCAGCCCATGTACAAGGCGGTGATGCTCTTCAGGTGCTAAATTTGGTGATTTTTCCCCAAATAAATTATGATTTACCTTTCTTTGGGGCAGATTTGGTAACTTTACCAGGGGGACATTTAATTGCTCTTGATATGCAGCCTCTATTTAGCCAAGATCAAGCATATCAAGCTAAATACAGTGACCCTATTATGCCTATGTTTCATTCCTATCAACAGGATTTACCCTGGGGAGGCGATTTTCCGACTGAAGCTCAACAATATTTTTCTCCTGCTTTCTTGTGGACTCGCCCAAGCGAAACTGAGGTGGTTCAAACTACAGTCTTTGCAGCTTTTAAGGATTATCTGGCTGCTTATATTGAGTTTGTTAAGCAAGCAGAGGAGATTAGAGATCCTCAGCAATTATCCGCAATTCTTCAAGCTCAAAAAAGCTATGCTGATTATAGATCTAAAAAAGATCCAGCCAGGGGTATGCTCACTCGTTTATATGGGTCAGAATGGACTGAAGAATATATTCATGGTTTTTTATTCGATCTAGATCGCAAATTGGCGTTGGCTGGTAAGTTATAA